In the genome of Miscanthus floridulus cultivar M001 unplaced genomic scaffold, ASM1932011v1 fs_147_3_4, whole genome shotgun sequence, the window gcggtggagggcgtggcggctcggcgctgcagccaaccaatgggcaacagcgcgagggcacggcggcgcggtgcgggctcggGTGAGGGAGCGAAGGCAGTGGCGTGGTGCGGGCTCAGCCACCGGAGCAGCAGCGGCTCGGGCAGGCGGAGCTGCAgcggcgtgggcgggcgggcgcgggcaGGCGCGGGCTCGGCGCGGGCGGGCGTGCGCGGGCGCAcgcggcgcggcgggcgcggcacGGTGCGGGCGGGCGCGGGGCGCGGCGGTGGAGCAGCGACGGCTGGCTAGGGCGCGGAGATGGGAAAGAAGATGGTAGATATTtaggccgagctcggcgccattcagactggcgccgagctcggcgccaagatctacggcgccgagctcggcgctagagtggctggcgccgagcccctggcaggcctTTTGCCctgtgcccaggacctcggcgtcCAGTCaccgtagcgccgagctcggcgccactcactctggcgccgaagccaagggtccatttctagaATTGTtttcgccaggggtctatttgagagaaacttttaaaaaaaggatcaaatagtaaaaaattcgggtcTGACGCCCTCTGCCTCTACTGGCTCTGTGGGCGGCTGGGCGCTGCTGCTGTGAGCTGGCGATCTGCTGCCGCGCTGCTTGCCGCTGCTGCCTTGGCCCTTGGCTAGTGCACGCGCTGCTGCGGCTTCTCGACTGAGTTGGAAGCAAGCAAACATCAGTACGTGCGCCTCTCTCCCTTGCATGCACGTTGTGCATTGctttttcctctctttttttgtGTTTATTTCTTTGTGAGCATTGCAGCTGATTTGGTTCCATTATTTTTTTTCATGAACTTTGCTTGATCTAGTAGATATTCAACATGtcttcaaagccttgtttgaggTGTTGATCTTCCTGATCGTcccgtcgcctttgtccaagtcgcGATTAAAATCTATTtgtatttaacaagcataaaccttaattaaaatctataactaagctatacatgatccaatgagtataaaatttttactatagtttaagGATACAATAATTAgtctatcataaaaatttcaccacaattggaacATAGAAACTAcaactatgaattattccatttaattatataaaagcatagatctaaagctacatcaaaaactttgtactaaagcataccatattatatattcattatgtagatctactcacgtggagtccaacaaaattagattttctattttatgaatttttcggtgatttactatgatttttcaaagatttagccgaaataaataaaaagaaaaagataaaaccgtcttcaaaactgcttataacagggccagagaggtaagatgaacggttttaaaagttgagggaggtgttttgcTTAGTTTTGGAGTTCAGGGAGGAAAAGTGAACTTTCGCTAAAGTTGAGGgagtaaatgtggactttttccattatttatttatctatttgCTTTTACAAAAAAGAACGAAtatatgaaaataaaaaaaatctccacCCATGTTTGTCCCCATCTGGGCTACCACGGCAACGCCGGAGGCCCAAATAGGCCTAGAATGTGTTTTTTTATAGCGGGCCTAGAATGTGTTTTTTTATAGAAGGACTAGAATGTGTTTTTTTGTTAGCGGGCCTAGACTGTGTTGACCCACAACAGCAAAGGCAGCATTCCCGTTTCCGTCCCGTTTGCTTACATCACAAAGCAGCCGAGAACCAGAGACAGAAGAAGAAAAACTCCAGCCGCCGAGCTCAGCCGCCGCGACCGGGACCGGGGAAGATGGCCGACGGCAGCGCCTCCGCCTCGCTGCCCTCTGTTTCTCTGCACCACCAGTACCACCGCGACGCCATCAAGTCCTCAGGTGCACCCTCGCGCTTCCCTCCTGTCTCCTCCCGCCGGCGTTGCTTTGTCATCGCTTCGAACACTAGGCGCGCGCGGGCCGCGGCCGTGGCAGAAGCCCTAACCTATCTGAATCACCCTGAGCTCGCGTTGCGGTTCTGTTGCTCTCGGAACGAGGAGCGGTGAGCGCGCTAAGTGCTCTACTGGCTTCTGCTATTGCCTTATTTGGGAAGAACTTCGCCTACGCCAGGGTTCGATTACTGTTTTGCTCGAGCAGTTGAGCTGATTAGAATTGGGACTCATCTTATCAGCAGGGTTAAGTGGCAAGGAACTTGGTTTGAGGGGTTATTCTGTAGTGAACGAAACCTGGCGAATTGGCATGACAAACAATTTACAATTTGACATGTGTGGCCGAAAATTAAACAGTGGCTACTGCTACCTCCTGTAGGCAcggttcgcctaaacggccgtttagcccgtttacacaccgtttaaacgctacacggtggtacactGTTTCcatttaatcggttgttttgaccatTTAAACGACTGTTTTGCCCGTTTAAACTcctgttttgcccgaataatgggctaaatggcaggtgaccgactgtttaccgtttagcgtttaggataacactgcctGTAGGTAGCTGCTAAATCCCTTGTGAAGCATTATAGAGTCGTGTTACTTTTATTAGGGCGATTTATTACTTAAAGTTCCAATTGCAGTGTCATGTTCACCACCACTAATATTGCTATTCAATTTTATATTTATGATTATAGCTGCATAAATTATGCAAGTAATGAATCTAGGGTAGTACATTAACCTTAGACTGTTTGATGTTGGTGTTGAGCAGTAGAATGGAATTATATATATGTTAACTCTGTTGCATCCTAAATTAATCACGCgacaaaaaaaaacttattacaacattgcatgaaaaaaaaacatatatcaTGGTGCATCCTACTGGTGGATCTTGTTGCTAGTCTGCAGTAAGTATAGCCTCTAAGGCCTTTAGTTGGTTGTATGTCTGGTTGCAGTGCGCAATACAGCTGCTAATCGGAGGAGGGAGCAGGCTCTTGCGATAGGGAAGGAAAGAAGGGAAGCTTTGATGCGTGCAAAGCGAGTATGTCGAGCTCCTCtttccggcagtgatgaggctgcAGCAGAAGACGGTGACATGGTTATTGACGAGGGGAAAGCAGATCTTGAGGCTAGAACGACTCAGGCTGTTGAGGAACTGAAATCTGCTTTGTCAAGCCAGTAGGTGCCTTCCATAAAAAAGATTTCCATTTATGTTAATATAAGCCCTAATTCTTGGTGTACTCTTTAATAGCCTGAATATATCATACTGCTCTCCCTTTTCTCAACCAAATGAAAGCCATCACCTTGAATTATT includes:
- the LOC136530497 gene encoding uncharacterized protein; this translates as MANDRGGVRRSRGGRRSALRDRLDDHGRRGEARAAVDVSKAGRGRRWRGQGGARPRPPMETKARTAVEGVAARRCSQPMGNSARARRRGAGSGEGAKAVAWCGLSHRSSSGSGRRSCSGVGGRARAGAGSARAGVRGRTRRGGRGTVRAGAGRGGGAATAG